In Thermococcus profundus, the genomic stretch TCTTTATTGACCTCATAGGCAAAGTATATTACCAGAAGCGCTAGAAACAGCAGTATCGTGGTCATTACCTTACCGACAGTCAGTCCACTGGTGAAACCTGCCACAACAAGCAGCAGAAACACCAGGACGGTCAGAAGGCCGAGCTTACCGAAGAGTCCCTCATACTTATTGAGGCTGTCAATTATCGCACCCAATCCCATGAATTCCACCCCCTAAGAGATCTTTCTCTAAACCAATTGGGTGCGGAAATATAAAAAGTTATCGCGCCTCCCTCGAAAGGTTTATTTTTGTCCGTACCAAGGATAATCAGGTGGTATCTTGGACTACGCCGTAATGTTACTGAGGGCCCTTTTGGGGACGATTTTGGCATGGCTTCCGGTTAGTCCGGAGATCGTCCCCAATCTTTCGGGATATCTGTGCCCCATATACGTGGGGGCCGCCTTCGCCGGGGTGTTTTACTTCAGGAGAGAAATAGGCCTGATCCCCCGGGACTTCATAACCCAGAGCACCGACGAGTGGCCGCGGGTATTCCTGTACTCACTCCTCTTCACGTTCGTCATCGGTTATCCCATAGGGAAAAGAGTCGGAACCCTCACGGCCTCCCAGCTCATCATCGTGGACATTGTTTTGGGGATAGGCCTCTTGATCCCAGCGGCTCTGACTAATGTTTCATTAAGACTTCCAGAGGACACAAAGGCCTTCGTGCTCTCAACATCGATGGGGATTGCCCAGGGACTCTCTTCCCCGGGTATAGCACGGGGGGCGCCATCACTCCTTGCCGCCCTGGTAGTCGAGAAAAACGTCGAACGTGCGGTTAGGGCA encodes the following:
- a CDS encoding undecaprenyl-diphosphate phosphatase, with product MDYAVMLLRALLGTILAWLPVSPEIVPNLSGYLCPIYVGAAFAGVFYFRREIGLIPRDFITQSTDEWPRVFLYSLLFTFVIGYPIGKRVGTLTASQLIIVDIVLGIGLLIPAALTNVSLRLPEDTKAFVLSTSMGIAQGLSSPGIARGAPSLLAALVVEKNVERAVRASLLASSGYFALRAILMGGPGVGSIDAILTSTVSFLLSLLVLEVILRSSRYGRKFVIAYALLSFIALLWR